The sequence GCTTTTGTTGTCTGTTAGTTGGGATCGAATCGAATGTTTTCCTTTATCTCACGTGAATGTTAGCACTAGTGGTCTTTTGGTGTTTGCTAATGGAAATTGTCTGAGGATTTGGCCCATGTTGCTTCCCTTTTTATCTGGATTTTTGGGATATTATGAGCGGGTGTTATCAAACTGGGGTGATGTTCGAGAGCTAGGTGCAAAACGGGTTCGTATGATGACTTTGTTTTTTACAACTGTTGCTCTTTTTATACCTGCTGTCATCAGTATGTTTGTGTTTGAAGCTGAGGGTGATAGCATTTCCTTGCCGAGTCTCAGCTGGCCACTGGCAAATACCGTGGTTTTTGGTGTGCTGTTGAGTGAGAATTGTACGGATGAGAAAGTAGCTGGTTCAAAAGATTTTCAAAGGGAGTACTTTGTCACTTTTGTGTGTACGCTTGTTTTGGAGTTGTTATATTTTCCGGAGCTTTCATTGTGGGGATTGCTGATTTGTGGGTTGTTGCTTTGGATTTCAGTGAGAGAGTTGGACCCTATTAATTTTAGCTATCCTGAATTGGGTTTTGAATCATCAGAGTCCTTTAGTGCCACAGTGATGAAGCCTATTAGGCACATCTTGAGCGAACGGAAATCGCGCAAGATTGCTCTGTTTTTATTGATCAATACTGCTTACATGGTTGTCGAATTTGTGGCGGGTTTCATGAGTAACAGTCTTGGGTTGATATCTGATGCTTGTCACATGTTGTTTGATTGTGCTGCTCTGGCAATTGGTTTGTACGCATCTTATATTTCACGATTGCCAGCAAATAGTCAATTCAACTATGGTCGTGGGAGGTTTGAGGTTCTCTCAGGTTATGTCAATGCTGTTTTTCTTGTTCTAGTTGGAATACTAATTACGCTCGAGTCACTGGAGCGAATTTTAGACCCTCAAGAGATTTCTACTAGTAGCCTGCTGGCAGTTTCAATTGGAGGGCTGGTTGTGAATGTTGTCGGTCTGATCTTCTTTCATGAGGAGCATCATCATGCCCATGGTGGATCAGGAGCATGTTCCCATTCACATTCCCACTCTCATAGCCATTCGGAAACTCCTACCCACTCCCATACCGAGTCAAAATCCCATTCCCGTTGCCATTACCATGATCATGATCATCATTCACACAAACATGATGAACTTGAAGACAAACATAGGGAGTTCATTACTGTGGTGAACAATTCCAATGAGAAATTGGGTGTGAATCATGATAGCAAGTGTAGTTCTGATCATGAACACAACAAATGTCATCATGTGAATCATGATAGCAAGTGTAGTTCTGATCATGAACACAACAAATGTCATCATGTGAATCATGATAGCAAGTGTAGTTCTGATCATGAACACAACAAATGTCATCATGATGCTGATCATGATCACCACCACCATGGTCACCA comes from Henckelia pumila isolate YLH828 chromosome 4, ASM3356847v2, whole genome shotgun sequence and encodes:
- the LOC140866869 gene encoding uncharacterized protein translates to MADHRHHHHHEHRPHRISLPPRAAIPTTTSSTPRPSHPFFRYPPSTPTPTPSKQRLPISRPSAAATSFSFLFLLLFSLRSLYSLLPFLRSSPPSFSIFPFSFLVSLLSFLLTLSFSLFASSFAKNSSYLKSQRPIFSLTSITQSQLKLLVAKSILLAVVFLLRFQALRYCGTAAMILAELSGNVVSRFMTDGKDRSFVNVNSIGSSKVRGFIALFSGLLLLSVSWDRIECFPLSHVNVSTSGLLVFANGNCLRIWPMLLPFLSGFLGYYERVLSNWGDVRELGAKRVRMMTLFFTTVALFIPAVISMFVFEAEGDSISLPSLSWPLANTVVFGVLLSENCTDEKVAGSKDFQREYFVTFVCTLVLELLYFPELSLWGLLICGLLLWISVRELDPINFSYPELGFESSESFSATVMKPIRHILSERKSRKIALFLLINTAYMVVEFVAGFMSNSLGLISDACHMLFDCAALAIGLYASYISRLPANSQFNYGRGRFEVLSGYVNAVFLVLVGILITLESLERILDPQEISTSSLLAVSIGGLVVNVVGLIFFHEEHHHAHGGSGACSHSHSHSHSHSETPTHSHTESKSHSRCHYHDHDHHSHKHDELEDKHREFITVVNNSNEKLGVNHDSKCSSDHEHNKCHHVNHDSKCSSDHEHNKCHHVNHDSKCSSDHEHNKCHHDADHDHHHHGHQHDGQHHHHHPHAEKPNVNHHHNGQHDHHHHHAHVDQYYHNHGPTDPLLERKEKEKHHHQHHHIDHNMRGIFLHVLADTLGSVGVVISTLLIKYKGWLIADPACSIFISALIVLSVIPLLRNSAEILMQRVPRFCEHELKEALNKVMKLKCVVGIQNLHVWSFTNTDVVGTIHLHVSADSNMAFAKNQVLHILQDAGVKDLTMQIESVGSDQRNQG